The sequence CCTAAAAGGGCTTCGTGCCGGCGATCGTCACGCGATGTCCGTAGCGCTTCTGCGGATAGTAATCCCACATCGCCAGGTGCATGGCGCAGCGGTTGTCCCAGCAGGCGATCGAATTGGGCTGCCATTTGAAACGGCACTTGAAATCGTCTCGCTCCGAATGCCGGTAGAGCATCTCCAGCAGCGCATCGCTTTCCAGGCGTGACATGCCGACGATGTGCGACGTGAAATTGCGATTGACGAATAGCGCCTTCCGTCCGGTAACCGGGTGGGTGCGCACTACCGGATGCTCGGCGCAGGGTGGTGCTTCGGTCAGCGTTTTGCCTTGCCGGATCCGAAACACCTTGTCTCCGTCATGCACCGCTGTCAGACCGTCGATCATGCTGCGTACCGGGGCCGACAGGGTCTCGTATGCCCGGTACATGCTGGCGAACAGAGTGTCTCCGCCGCCATTCTCGGGAATCTTGTGCAGATACAGGATCGAGCCCATGGGCGGAATCGGGTTGCAGGTGACGTCGGAATGCCAGACCTCGCCCGCTACGTACTTCGAATTCTCGTCCGCCTTGATCTCGATGATCTCGGGGTGTCCTTCCATGCGCGTGGTCGGGTGGATGTCCAGATCGCCGAATCGACGTCCGAAGGCCTTGTGCTGCTCGATGCTCAGAT comes from Burkholderiales bacterium and encodes:
- a CDS encoding TauD/TfdA family dioxygenase; this encodes MPDDGPKFQTIQVRPLTPTIGAEILGVDLRQPLTDQQFDEIHTAWMHHLVIFFRDQHLSIEQHKAFGRRFGDLDIHPTTRMEGHPEIIEIKADENSKYVAGEVWHSDVTCNPIPPMGSILYLHKIPENGGGDTLFASMYRAYETLSAPVRSMIDGLTAVHDGDKVFRIRQGKTLTEAPPCAEHPVVRTHPVTGRKALFVNRNFTSHIVGMSRLESDALLEMLYRHSERDDFKCRFKWQPNSIACWDNRCAMHLAMWDYYPQKRYGHRVTIAGTKPF